From Myotis daubentonii chromosome 15, mMyoDau2.1, whole genome shotgun sequence, one genomic window encodes:
- the ATXN1L gene encoding ataxin-1-like, with product MKPVHERSQECLPPKKRDLPVTSEDMGRTTSCSTNHTPSSDASEWSRGVVVAGQSQAGARVSLGGDGAEAITGLTVDQYGMLYKVAVPPATFSPTGLPSVVNMSPLPPTFNVASSLIQHPGIPYPPIHYAQLPSTSLQFIGSPYSLPYAVPPNFLPSPLLSPSANLATSHLPHFVPYASLLAEGTTPPPQASSPAHSFNKTPSATSPPGQVPHHSSTQPLDLAPGRMPIYYQMSRLPAGYTLHEALPTGASPALTPQEGQSALEAAPANGQRQRERNLVRRESEALDSPSSKGNGQGPVPVAECVVDGQLFSGSQTARVEVAVPAHRGTPDTDLEVQRVVGALASQDYRVVAAQRKDEPSPLNLSHHTPDHQGEGRGAARNPAEMAEKNQARGFCPQSHQEPVKHRPLPKAMVVANGNLVPTGTDAGLLPMGSEILMASSLDTQARAIFTDKEPTPPPITSSHLPSHFMKGAIIQLATGELKRVEDLQTQDFVRSAEVSGGLKIDSSTVVDIQESQWPGFVMLHFVVGEQQSKVSIEVPPEHPFFVYGQGWSSCSPGRTAQLFSLPCHRLQVGDVCISISLQSLNSNSVSQASCAPPGQLGTPRERPERTVLGPREQCDSEGKSQPSGEGSRMVEPPQPEPGAQACWPAPSFQRYSMQGEEARAAMLRPSFIPQEVKLSIEGRSNAGK from the coding sequence ATGAAACCTGTTCATGAAAGGAGTCAGGAATGCCTTCCACCAAAGAAACGAGACCTCCCCGTGACCAGCGAGGATATGGGGAGAACTACCAGCTGCTCAACTAACCACACACCCTCCAGTGATGCCTCTGAGTGGTCCCGAGGGGTTGTGGTggcagggcagagccaggcaggAGCCAGAGTCAGCCTGGGGGGTGATGGAGCTGAGGCCATCACTGGCCTGACGGTGGACCAGTATGGCATGCTGTATAAGGTGGCTGTGCCACCTGCCACCTTCTCCCCAACTGGCCTCCCATCTGTGGTGAACATGAGCCCTTTGCCCCCCACATTTAATGTAGCGTCTTCACTGATTCAACACCCAGGAATCCCCTATCCCCCAATCCACTATGCTCAGCTCCCATCCACCTCTCTGCAGTTTATTGGGTCTCCTTATAGCCTTCCCTATGCTGTGCCACCTAACTTCCTACCAAGtcccctcctttccccttctGCCAACCTTGCCACTTCCCACCTTCCACACTTCGTGCCATATGCCTCGCTCCTGGCAGAAGGAACCACTCCTCCCCCCCAGGCTTCATCCCCggctcactcattcaacaaaacCCCCTCTGCCACCTCCCCACCTGGGCAGGTGCCACATCACTCCAGTACTCAGCCACTGGACCTCGCTCCAGGCCGGATGCCCATTTATTATCAGATGTCCAGGCTACCTGCTGGGTACACCTTGCATGAAGCCCTTCCAACTGGTGCCAGCCCAGCTCTTACCCCTCAGGAGGGCCAGTCTGCTCTGGAAGCGGCCCCTGCCAATGGACAGAGACAGCGAGAGAGAAATTTAGTAAGACGGGAAAGCGAAGCCCTCGACTCCCCCAGCAGCAAGGGCAACGGCCAGGGACCGGTGCCAGTGGCAGAATGTGTGGTGGATGGACAGTTGTTTTCAGGTTCTCAGACTGCACGGGTAGAGGTGGCGGTGCCAGCACACCGAGGGACCCCGGACACCGACCTCGAGGTCCAGCGGGTGGTTGGCGCTCTAGCTTCTCAGGACTATCGTGTGGTGGCAGCTCAGAGGAAGGATGAGCCTAGCCCCCTCAACCTGTCCCATCATACCCCTGACCATCAGGGTGAGGGGCGAGGGGCAGCCAGGAACCCAGCAGAGATGGCCGAGAAAAACCAGGCCCGGGGGTTCTGCCCTCAGTCCCATCAGGAACCAGTGAAACATAGACCTTTACCCAAAGCAATGGTTGTAGCCAATGGCAACCTGGTGCCCACTGGAACTGATGCAGGCCTGCTGCCCATGGGCTCGGAGATCCTGATGGCATCAAGTTTGGACACACAGGCCAGAGCCATCTTCACAGACAAGGAGCCAACGCCACCCCCCATTACCTCTTCCCATTTGCCCTCCCATTTCATGAAAGGCGCCATCATCCAGCTGGCTACAGGGGAGCTGAAGCGGGTGGAGGACCTCCAGACCCAGGATTTTGTGCGCAGTGCCGAAGTGAGCGGGGGGCTGAAGATTGACTCTAGCACAGTCGTGGACATTCAGGAGAGCCAGTGGCCTGGATTTGTCATGCTGCATTTCGTGGTTGGTGAGCAGCAGAGCAAAGTGAGCATCGAAGTGCCCCCCGAGCACCCTTTTTTTGTCTATGGTCAGGGTTGGTCCTCTTGCAGCCCTGGGCGGACTGCACAGCTCTTCTCTCTGCCCTGCCATCGGCTACAGGTGGGAGATGTCTGCATCTCTATCAGTTTACAGAGCTTGAACAGTAATTCAGTTTCTCAGGCCAGCTGTGCTCCCCCAGGCCAGCTGGGTACCCCCCGAGAAAGGCCTGAGAGGACAGTCTTGGGACCCAGAGAGCAATGTGACAGTGAGGGGAAGAGCCAGCCATCGGGCGAGGGCTCCCGAATGGTAGAGCCCCCGCAGCCagagcctggtgctcaggcctgCTGGCCAGCTCCGAGCTTCCAAAGATACAGCATGCAAGGGGAGGAGGCACGGGCTGCGATGCTCCGTCCCTCTTTCATTCCACAGGAGGTAAAGCTCTCCATCGAAGGGCGTTCCAATGCAGGAAAATGA
- the ZNF821 gene encoding zinc finger protein 821 isoform X1 produces the protein MSRRKQTNPNKVHWDQVFAGLEEQARQAMMKTDFPGDLDGQRQAIQQLRDQDSSSSDSEGDEEETTQDEVSSHTSEEDGGVVKVEKELENAEQPVGGNEVVEHEVTENLNTDPLLGLCQCPLCQLDCGSREQLIAHVYQHTAAVVSAKSYMCPVCGRALSSPGSLGRHLLIHSEDQRSNCAVCGARFTSHATFNSEKLPEVLNMESLPPAHSEGPSSAEGKDIAFSPPVYPAGILLVCNNCAAYRKLLEAQTPSVRKWALRRQNEPLEVRLQRLERERTAKKSRRDNETPEEREVRRMRDREAKRLQRMQETDEQRARRLQRDREAMRLKRANETPEKRQARLIREREAKRLKRRLEKMDMMLRAQFGQDPSAMAALAAEMNFFQLPVSGVELDSQLLGKMAFEEQNSSSLH, from the exons GGGATCAAGTATTTGCTGGGCTAGAAGAGCAAGCCCGCCAGGCGATGATGAAAACTGATTTTCCTGGAGACCTTGACGGTCAACGACAAGCTATCCAACAACTAAGAGATCAGGACTCCAGTAGCA GTGACAGTGAGGGTGATGAAGAGGAGACCACACAAGATGAAGTCTCTTCCCACACATCTGAGGAAGATGGAGGGGTGGTCAAAGTGGAAAAAGAGTTAGAAAATGCAGAACAGCCTGTTGGTGGGAACGAAGTGGTAGAGCATGAG GTCACAGAGAATTTGAATACCGACCCCTTACTTGGACTCTGCCAGTGTCCCCTCTGCCAACTAGACTGTGGGAGTCGGGAGCAGCTGATTGCTCACGTGTACCAG CACACTGCAGCAGTTGTGAGTGCCAAGAGCTATATGTGTCCTGTCTGTGGCCGGGCCCTTAGCTCCCCAGGGTCATTGGGTCGCCACCTCCTCATCCACTCGGAGGACCAGCGGTCTAACTGTGCTGTGTGTGGAGCCCGTTTCACCAGCCACGCCACGTTTAACAG TGAGAAACTTCCTGAAGTACTTAATATGGAATCCCTACCCCCAGCCCACAGTGAGGGCCCCTCCAGTGCCGAGGGGAAGGACATTGCCTTTAGTCCTCCAGTTTACCCCGCTGGAATTCTGCTTGTGTGCAACAACTGTGCTGCCTACCGTAAGCTACTGGAAGCCCAGACCCCCAGCGTACGCAAGTGGGCCCTCCGTCGACAGAACGAGCCTTTGGAAGTAAGGCTGCAGCGGCTGGAACGAGAGCGCACAGCCAAGAAGAGCCGGCGGGACAATGAGACCCCCGAGGAGCGGGAGGTAAGGCGCATGAGGGACCGCGAGGCCAAGCGCCTGCAGCgcatgcaggagacagatgaGCAGCGGGCACGCCGGCTGCAGCGGGATCGGGAGGCCATGAGGCTCAAGCGGGCCAATGAAACCCCGGAGAAGCGGCAGGCCCGGCTCATTCGGGAGCGGGAGGCCAAGCGGCTCAAGAGGAGGCTGGAGAAGATGGACATGATGTTGCGAGCTCAGTTTGGCCAGGACCCTTCTGCCATGGCAGCTTTAGCAGCCGAAATGAACTTCTTCCAGCTACCTGTGAGTGGGGTAGAGTTGGACAGCCAGCTCCTGGGCAAGATGGCCTTTGAGGAGCAGAATAGCAGCTCTCTGCACTGA
- the ZNF821 gene encoding zinc finger protein 821 isoform X2, translating into MYSLQKSEQVTSLCVPGDSEGDEEETTQDEVSSHTSEEDGGVVKVEKELENAEQPVGGNEVVEHEVTENLNTDPLLGLCQCPLCQLDCGSREQLIAHVYQHTAAVVSAKSYMCPVCGRALSSPGSLGRHLLIHSEDQRSNCAVCGARFTSHATFNSEKLPEVLNMESLPPAHSEGPSSAEGKDIAFSPPVYPAGILLVCNNCAAYRKLLEAQTPSVRKWALRRQNEPLEVRLQRLERERTAKKSRRDNETPEEREVRRMRDREAKRLQRMQETDEQRARRLQRDREAMRLKRANETPEKRQARLIREREAKRLKRRLEKMDMMLRAQFGQDPSAMAALAAEMNFFQLPVSGVELDSQLLGKMAFEEQNSSSLH; encoded by the exons ATGTATTCATTGCAAAAATCAGAACAAGTGACAAGTTTGTGTGTTCCAGGTGACAGTGAGGGTGATGAAGAGGAGACCACACAAGATGAAGTCTCTTCCCACACATCTGAGGAAGATGGAGGGGTGGTCAAAGTGGAAAAAGAGTTAGAAAATGCAGAACAGCCTGTTGGTGGGAACGAAGTGGTAGAGCATGAG GTCACAGAGAATTTGAATACCGACCCCTTACTTGGACTCTGCCAGTGTCCCCTCTGCCAACTAGACTGTGGGAGTCGGGAGCAGCTGATTGCTCACGTGTACCAG CACACTGCAGCAGTTGTGAGTGCCAAGAGCTATATGTGTCCTGTCTGTGGCCGGGCCCTTAGCTCCCCAGGGTCATTGGGTCGCCACCTCCTCATCCACTCGGAGGACCAGCGGTCTAACTGTGCTGTGTGTGGAGCCCGTTTCACCAGCCACGCCACGTTTAACAG TGAGAAACTTCCTGAAGTACTTAATATGGAATCCCTACCCCCAGCCCACAGTGAGGGCCCCTCCAGTGCCGAGGGGAAGGACATTGCCTTTAGTCCTCCAGTTTACCCCGCTGGAATTCTGCTTGTGTGCAACAACTGTGCTGCCTACCGTAAGCTACTGGAAGCCCAGACCCCCAGCGTACGCAAGTGGGCCCTCCGTCGACAGAACGAGCCTTTGGAAGTAAGGCTGCAGCGGCTGGAACGAGAGCGCACAGCCAAGAAGAGCCGGCGGGACAATGAGACCCCCGAGGAGCGGGAGGTAAGGCGCATGAGGGACCGCGAGGCCAAGCGCCTGCAGCgcatgcaggagacagatgaGCAGCGGGCACGCCGGCTGCAGCGGGATCGGGAGGCCATGAGGCTCAAGCGGGCCAATGAAACCCCGGAGAAGCGGCAGGCCCGGCTCATTCGGGAGCGGGAGGCCAAGCGGCTCAAGAGGAGGCTGGAGAAGATGGACATGATGTTGCGAGCTCAGTTTGGCCAGGACCCTTCTGCCATGGCAGCTTTAGCAGCCGAAATGAACTTCTTCCAGCTACCTGTGAGTGGGGTAGAGTTGGACAGCCAGCTCCTGGGCAAGATGGCCTTTGAGGAGCAGAATAGCAGCTCTCTGCACTGA
- the ZNF821 gene encoding zinc finger protein 821 isoform X3, with product MCPVCGRALSSPGSLGRHLLIHSEDQRSNCAVCGARFTSHATFNSEKLPEVLNMESLPPAHSEGPSSAEGKDIAFSPPVYPAGILLVCNNCAAYRKLLEAQTPSVRKWALRRQNEPLEVRLQRLERERTAKKSRRDNETPEEREVRRMRDREAKRLQRMQETDEQRARRLQRDREAMRLKRANETPEKRQARLIREREAKRLKRRLEKMDMMLRAQFGQDPSAMAALAAEMNFFQLPVSGVELDSQLLGKMAFEEQNSSSLH from the exons ATGTGTCCTGTCTGTGGCCGGGCCCTTAGCTCCCCAGGGTCATTGGGTCGCCACCTCCTCATCCACTCGGAGGACCAGCGGTCTAACTGTGCTGTGTGTGGAGCCCGTTTCACCAGCCACGCCACGTTTAACAG TGAGAAACTTCCTGAAGTACTTAATATGGAATCCCTACCCCCAGCCCACAGTGAGGGCCCCTCCAGTGCCGAGGGGAAGGACATTGCCTTTAGTCCTCCAGTTTACCCCGCTGGAATTCTGCTTGTGTGCAACAACTGTGCTGCCTACCGTAAGCTACTGGAAGCCCAGACCCCCAGCGTACGCAAGTGGGCCCTCCGTCGACAGAACGAGCCTTTGGAAGTAAGGCTGCAGCGGCTGGAACGAGAGCGCACAGCCAAGAAGAGCCGGCGGGACAATGAGACCCCCGAGGAGCGGGAGGTAAGGCGCATGAGGGACCGCGAGGCCAAGCGCCTGCAGCgcatgcaggagacagatgaGCAGCGGGCACGCCGGCTGCAGCGGGATCGGGAGGCCATGAGGCTCAAGCGGGCCAATGAAACCCCGGAGAAGCGGCAGGCCCGGCTCATTCGGGAGCGGGAGGCCAAGCGGCTCAAGAGGAGGCTGGAGAAGATGGACATGATGTTGCGAGCTCAGTTTGGCCAGGACCCTTCTGCCATGGCAGCTTTAGCAGCCGAAATGAACTTCTTCCAGCTACCTGTGAGTGGGGTAGAGTTGGACAGCCAGCTCCTGGGCAAGATGGCCTTTGAGGAGCAGAATAGCAGCTCTCTGCACTGA
- the ZNF821 gene encoding zinc finger protein 821 isoform X4: MSRRKQTNPNKVHWDQVFAGLEEQARQAMMKTDFPGDLDGQRQAIQQLRDQDSSSSDSEGDEEETTQDEVSSHTSEEDGGVVKVEKELENAEQPVGGNEVVEHEVTENLNTDPLLGLCQCPLCQLDCGSREQLIAHVYQ, translated from the exons GGGATCAAGTATTTGCTGGGCTAGAAGAGCAAGCCCGCCAGGCGATGATGAAAACTGATTTTCCTGGAGACCTTGACGGTCAACGACAAGCTATCCAACAACTAAGAGATCAGGACTCCAGTAGCA GTGACAGTGAGGGTGATGAAGAGGAGACCACACAAGATGAAGTCTCTTCCCACACATCTGAGGAAGATGGAGGGGTGGTCAAAGTGGAAAAAGAGTTAGAAAATGCAGAACAGCCTGTTGGTGGGAACGAAGTGGTAGAGCATGAG GTCACAGAGAATTTGAATACCGACCCCTTACTTGGACTCTGCCAGTGTCCCCTCTGCCAACTAGACTGTGGGAGTCGGGAGCAGCTGATTGCTCACGTGTACCAG TGA